Proteins encoded in a region of the Oncorhynchus gorbuscha isolate QuinsamMale2020 ecotype Even-year linkage group LG16, OgorEven_v1.0, whole genome shotgun sequence genome:
- the LOC123999317 gene encoding protocadherin beta-7-like — MDQNDNAPAVIYPSAVMASVSHQKMPRSAKAGHFATKISAVDAISGHNASISYRLAEATDSSLFSVDLYTGEVRTKRAVSEQDDSSQRLLIEMKDNGEPVQSTTVTVNILLEDWQHEPISE, encoded by the coding sequence ATGGACcagaatgacaatgcccccgcTGTTATTTACCCCTCCGCTGTCATGGCCTCTGTCTCCCATCAGAAGATGCCCCGGTCCGCTAAAGCAGGCCACTTCGCCACTAAGATATCCGCAGTGGACGCAATCTCAGGCCACAACGCATCGATTTCCTATAGGCTGGCAGAGGCCACAGACTCGTCTCTGTTCAGTGTGGATCTTTACACAGGTGAGGTGAGGACAAAACGCGCTGTTTCAGAGCAGGATGACTCCTCTCAGAGGCTGCTTATAGAGATGAAGGACAACGGGGAGCCGGTCCAGTCCACCACAGTCACAGTCAATATACTGTTAGAGGACTGGCAACACGAGCCCATATCGGAATAA
- the LOC123999316 gene encoding protocadherin gamma-C5-like: MRKFTLKERSHLSDRRGQVLWLFSCFLSWNTTGAQIRYTVPEEFSVGSVVGNIAKDLNLDVAEISDRKLRIASVAGKQYFSVNLGKGDLVVSDRIDRDSLCGQSISCLLPLEVIVENPLMLHRMEVEMKDINDNAPQFQSTERTLKIAESTAPGMRFSLESAQDPDVGDNSLKYYTLSKNEHFRLKVQDIGDGRKVPELVLVKALDRENKAAYQLLLTALDGTSQITRR, from the coding sequence ATGAGGAAATTCACATTGAAAGAGAGGTCGCATCTGAGCGATCGGAGAGGACAAGTGCTATGGCTGTTCAGTTGCTTTTTGTCTTGGAATACAACAGGAGCACAGATTCGTTACACTGTTCCAGAGGAATTTAGCGTGGGATCCGTGGTTGGGAATATAGCTAAAGATCTAAATTTGGATGTAGCTGAGATTTCTGATCGTAAGTTGAGGATAGCCTCCGTGGCTGGTAAGCAGTATTTCAGTGTGAATTTGGGTAAGGGCGACCTGGTTGTGAGCGATAGAATTGACAGAGATAGTCTGTGCGGACAAAGCATCAGTTGTCTCTTGCCATTAGAAGTCATCGTTGAGAATCCTCTAATGCTCCACAGAATGGAAGTTGAAATGAAGGATATAAATGACAATGCTCCACAATTTCAATCAACAGAGCGGACTTTGAAAATCGCAGAATCTACCGCCCCTGGTATGCGCTTTTCTTTGGAGAGCGCGCAGGATCCTGACGTTGGGGACAATTCTTTAAAATATTACACTCTCAGCAAAAACGAACATTTCAGATTGAAAGTACAGGATATTGGTGATGGAAGAAAAGTGCCTGAATTAGTATTGGTGAAAGCACTGGACCGAGAAAATAAGGCAGCATACCAACTGTTGTTGACAGCCTTGGATGGGACCTCGCAGATAACTCGCAGATAA